A window of the Macaca nemestrina isolate mMacNem1 chromosome X, mMacNem.hap1, whole genome shotgun sequence genome harbors these coding sequences:
- the LOC105499109 gene encoding melanoma-associated antigen B6-like, whose product MPRGQKSKLRAREKRQETHGQPQGLTGPQVTAEKQEESHSSSSSSHDCLGTRRRSSDASVPQESQGVSPTGSPDAVVSCLKSDVAAKGQDEKSASTSPKASIPQESQGVSPTGSPDAGISCSKSDVAAKGQDEKSASTSLEASIPQESQGASPTGSPDAGVSCSKSEVAVKGQDEKSPSTSPDASISQESQGASPTGSPDAGVSCSKSEVAVKGQDEKSPSTSPDASISQESQGASPTGFADAGVSGSKYDVAAKGQDEESVRASQKAIIFKRLSQDPLKRKACALVQLLQEKFEKKESILKADMLKRVGKRYKHYFPEILNRTSERLAVAFGVELKEMDSSGESYTLVSKLGLSSEGILNDAKGLRKSGLLMSVLGVIFMKGNCATEEEVWEFLSCLGIYAGMTHPIYGDPQKLITEDLVQDKYVVYRQVRNSDPPRYEFLWGPRAHAETTKMRVLRVLAKSNNTSPGLYPHLYEDALMDEVERALRLRA is encoded by the coding sequence ATGCCTCGGGGTCAGAAGAGTAAGCTCCGTGCCCGTGAGAAACGCCAGGAGACCCATGGTCAGCCACAGGGTCTCACAGGTCCCCAGGTCACTGCAGAGAAGCAAGAAGAGTCCCActcttcctcatcctcttctCACGATTGTCTGGGGACTCGTCGTAGGTCTTCTGATGCCTCCGTTCCTCAGGAGTCTCAGGGAGTGTCACCCACTGGGTCTCCTGATGCAGTTGTTTCATGCTTAAAATCTGATGTGGCTGCTAAGGGCCAAGATGAGAAAAGTGCAAGCACCTCCCCTAAAGCCTCCATTCCTCAGGAGTCTCAGGGAGTTTCACCCACTGGCTCTCCTGATGCAGGTATTTCATGCTCAAAATCTGATGTGGCTGCCAAGGGCCAAGATGAGAAAAGTGCAAGCACCTCCCTTGAAGCCTCCATTCCCCAGGAGTCTCAGGGAGCTTCACCCACTGGCTCTCCTGATGCAGGTGTTTCATGCTCAAAATCTGAAGTGGCTGTCAAGGGTCAAGATGAGAAAAGTCCGAGCACCTCCCCTGATGCCTCCATTTCTCAGGAGTCTCAGGGAGCTTCACCCACTGGCTCTCCTGATGCAGGTGTTTCATGCTCAAAATCTGAAGTGGCTGTCAAGGGTCAAGATGAGAAAAGTCCGAGCACCTCCCCTGATGCCTCCATTTCTCAGGAGTCTCAGGGAGCTTCACCCACTGGCTTTGCTGATGCAGGTGTTTCAGGCTCAAAATATGATGTGGCTGCCAAGGGTCAAGATGAGGAAAGTGTAAGAGCCTCACAGAAAGCCATCATTTTTAAGCGCTTAAGCCAAGATCCGCTAAAGAGGAAGGCGTGCGCATTGGTGCAATTGCTGCAGGAGAAGTTTGAGAAGAAAGAGTCCATTTTGAAGGCAGACATGCTGAAGCGTGTTGGCAAACGTTACAAGCACTACTTCCCTGAGATCCTCAACAGAACCTCCGAACGTTTGGCGGTGGCCTTTGGCGTTGAATTGAAAGAAATGGATTCCAGCGGCGAGTCCTACACCCTTGTTAGCAAGCTGGGTCTCTCCAGTGAAGGAATTCTGAATGATGCTAAGGGGCTGCGGAAGTCGGGTCTCCTGATGTCGGTCCTGGGTGTGATCTTCATGAAAGGTAACTGTGCCACTGAAGAGGAGGTCTGGGAGTTCCTGAGTTGTTTGGGGATCTATGCTGGGATGACACACCCAATCTATGGGGATCCCCAGAAGCTCATTACTGAAGATTTGGTGCAAGATAAGTACGTGGTTTACCGGCAGGTGCGCAACAGTGATCCTCCACGCTATGAGTTCCTGTGGGGTCCACGAGCCCATGCTGAAACCACCAAGATGAGAGTCCTGCGTGTTTTGGCCAAGAGCAATAACACCAGCCCTGGTTTATACCCCCATCTGTATGAAGACGCTTTGATGGATGAGGTAGAGAGAGCATTGAGACTGAGAGCTTAA